The Primulina eburnea isolate SZY01 chromosome 12, ASM2296580v1, whole genome shotgun sequence genome includes the window AAGATGTAATTCTGCACCATCAAACGCTTGCGGCTTTATTAAAAACTACGGCTGGTTGtaacagtacaactcaaaatttttaaaccatATAAGAGTTCAAGTGTCATATTTTGATTTGTTCTGTTAGCagggataattatttatttctaaCAATCTTCCTCTCAATAATTGTATTTGCCATTTACAGGAGCAAACATAAGATATTGGTTTTGTTAGTTATCGTAAGATCAATCGCTTGCTCCTTTACGAAAAATTACTCCACAAATCTCATTTTTTGATTGTTTTCCAGCAGGATGAATTATTGTTTTGAAACAAATTCTTATATGGTGTTTAGTGTAATAATTTTAATGTAGGAAACTTATATGACAATTAAATTTAGACAAACATATGGGAACTTAACGTGCAAAAGTATAATACTAAACTAATCTTTCTTTCATTTACTAAAACACCATAtatcattaatatatttattgaaATATCGAGTATATATCATTAAATTGAAGTATAAATGTGAGTCCCAGTTTTTGTATGCATTTGTTAATTTTGACAGTCAGATTTTATAATTTTCCGCGTTTTTAAATAAGCCTCCCGGAGGACTGTCAGCCAACGTGTATCATTTTACTAGAATAGAGTATGGTGTGGATCAACAAAAAAGATATACATATAAAAGTATTTGTCTTCCTTGATTTGGATATAAAACAAGGCCATGAGCATTGTACCGTCGAAACAATATCAGTTACACATTCACGGCAATTCTTTTTCAGTTGATATTTGTTTTCCACATATATTGACCACCTTTTGATTTAAAGCATCAGAATAGTCACGCTGGAAACAATTCTGTGCCCCTCTGACATTTTTTCGTTTGTGCAAAACCTCTCTTTGCCCCAAGTATCCCACCAAATCTGATCAATGCCAAGAAACAAACCAACTTTGAGGGCACACAAGTTGAAGTGCACGCAAAGGGTACATTATTAAAACATCAAGGCATAATGGGTGCGGGATTGACCCTTGGTGGGGGTGGCGACGGCAGCACACCTCTAACCCTTGTTGCCAACTGCATCTTGATCTGTTCGACAAAAGAAATTTGATCTGATTCATAAATATCGTCTCCTTGTAGTGCTAACTTCCTCGCCATGGCGAACGATGATCCATTTTTCAATTGAGAACTGAACATAAGGATTAAACAGAAACCAAGAAAGAAAAAGTAGACTCCTTTCATTGATGAATGGAGTTTGAGCCGAATTTGCAATTTATTGAAGAAGTGCATTGTCATAATGTCTACCTATACACATTTATAAATCAGCAATTTTGCACACATTTGGTGTGTGTAGAAAAAGATATCCAGCCACATGTTTTCACTGAGAAGAAAGGGTTGACATTTTGGTACATAGTTACTTTTAGTGTAATATTGAGTTCtaactaaaaatatatataatcaacTTTAAAATTGTCAAAAGTTATAATGTTGTTAcaagtaaaaaaataaagaaacaactcaaataattttttttaaaaaaattcagaagTATTATTATCTTCCAAAAATACAGACTAAACTTTCATATCAGATTTTTGCTTcttttttttctgtttttttttttctgttttcTTGGAGAAGTAATAGATGCCGGTCTTTCTTAGCTATGCTCTAAGTTTCCTTCAAAATTTATTGCTCCAAGTCTTCTTCTTTATTCAAAAATGGATGGAGAGTTCATTAATGAATCAAGAAATTGATGGCATCCATCGACAATTTTGAGTTGAATTTTGGTTTTGGgcaatgaaaaaaattaaatatagatAATAATGtaaattattttcagttatttgttttaaaattctaattgTTTGCAAACCATGTAGAAGATGTTGGATTAAAGGTATGAGCTTTTAGGCTTAGGAACTTTCCATCTGAGTGAATGAAAATTTGGAAATGTGGACTTGTCCCACGTCGAAAAAATAAAGTGGCATAGTTAAGTTTATATTGTGTTACACTTTATGGAAGTATAACAAAGATCAGTCAAGAGGATCTTTTTCGTGCACGCCGACGCAAGGGGTGCAAATCATGGGTCCGATTTGTAGTGGAAAAAAGCTTGACTTGTGTGCAAGCGTACGAACGCGACCTGAGTGCGTCGAATTTCGGACCGATCAAGCCAAAAATCACCTAGCAGTCTATGCCATCTTTTTTTTTCGGTTGAGATCTTTCACATATCCTTGAGACCTTTCACATGGCCTGGCTGTTGGTGCTTCATTTACCATCTTTAAGGCAACCTTTGGCCTTTCGTATGGATGGGGATGTGCTTAGCCTAGAAAGACACACCAAAATCCACTCTCCTCGTTCTGCTAAACTACTGTTTCTTCGTTCTACTGAACTACTGCTTCAGCTTGTTAAACTACTGCTGAGCTTTTGCTTCAGCTCGTTTTACTGGACTTCTGCTTTTGCTTCCTCCACTGATAAAGTTCAGGTACTGCTTTTGTTCGCTAGCATAGTGCTTTGTGCTGCAAATCTACTAGTTTGTCCGTTGTATCCTGAGAAACAGACGTCTGCTGGAACCTCATAGCACATACCGGATGAGACGAATATGTTTAAAAGAAACTGTACAAGCTACAGGCCTCGATTTGGTTTTCGTTTCTTTTACACGATACATACTCATACTGTAAACAACACGTTTGTTTCTATTACTGCTTTATCTCTACGAGTTCAATTTTACACTAATGTTGTTAGCATTTTTCCAACAGAACCTACCTTTGAGGATGCATGATTTTGGTTGTGTTATTGGGATGGATGCCCTTAAAAAGTACAGACCACAATGGATTGTTTCACACTTGATCCATTATGAAACACATTCGAACTATATAAAATCTTAATTATAGGGAATCGTATGGAATATTTGTAGATACGGTCAACCATGCCTTCAAGAACGAGTTTGTCCAAAGGAGGCGAAACTCCATTCTAGTGCGATTCTAGTGCGATTATGGAGACGATCGTTTTCCAATGGCCTTCCTATCGAGTCGAGTCTAATCCAAGTAACACTTGTACTTGAGCTCAACTCCGGACACAAATTCAATAATCAAGCTTGAGCTTCGTGGAGTAAATTTTCAAGTTTGAACTTGATTCAACTCAAACTCGATCAATCTTGGGCTCCAATTGAGCTTTAATCAAACCACGAGTGATCTCATCGGTCGTCGGAGATCGACTGTAAAGCTTGCGTTCATGGTCGAGGAAAAGCTAATCTATCACACCCTTCTCCTCGATCAGCCTCCGCTTCGTTTATTTGTGTTTGCATTTGTAATATTTGTATAGTAAGATTGCTTTTGTTTCTAAATGAACTTGGCtataaaaacaagaaaaaaatttgatttttaatccATTTCAACAAATAAATGCTGAATTTTCATTCAAAAAAACATGAATTAACTTTCTTTCGCAACAAAAATATCACCAAATTAAACAAGGACAAGACTTCCATAGTTTATTGTCAATTAGCAAAAAGAGACTCGTCGATTTCAATCTTGATCACCTCACCGTCATCGTACTTATCCTTCCTCGGCGGCAACGGCGGCGCCGTCACCCTCGGCGGCCCTCTACCTTTACTATTATCCTTCGGCCTCGCCTTCTCGCAGAATACCACAACACTCaaaaaatatcaaatcaaataaaacaaAGAATATCAGTCAGGGGGGGGAAAAGAAACTCACATTCCCAAAGGAGTGATTGAACCTCTTCCCTCTGGCAGTCTTCTTGTCCCCTCTACCGCAGTAGACTGTAAAATCAAAAAAATCAATCACAAATTACACACAGAAACACAAGCGGGTATGTGCGTGGAAAAAGGTTGAACTCACTGGAAGGGGCGGATGCGGATGCGGATGCGGTGATGGGGCATGAAGTTGCGGGAGCTGGGAACAAAGGGGTGTGGATTAGGGTTTCGGATTTGGATGACGAGAGATTGGGGGAGAGCTTGAAGGATTGGGCAGCCATGGGAGTAGCTCCGAGGAGAAGAGAAGCCATTTTCTAGAATGAAAATTGTGGGTTACAGGGGATTTTGCTGCGGATAAGTTTGGGACCGGAATGGCGTCGTTTCGTTGGGGCGGATGAATTGCCTTTCCAACCTTTGGGGAAATTTGgacttgacaaaaacttgtgtgagacggtcttacaggtagtattttgtgagacaaatctcttatttgggtcatccatgacaaagtattactttttatgctaaaattattattttttatttgaatatcggtagggttgacctgtcttataaataaagattcgtaaaataatctcacaaaagacctactcctCACTTAATTTGTGTTTTTACTCTATTTTCTACCCCATAACTAAGGAGATGTGTACACATCTTGATCTTGTGAAATTGCTTGGTTTCTAGGAAACATAATGTAAGCATATCAATTTGGGTTTATTTCCCGagtttgttttttcttttaagTGATTAATTAGTTTAAATTTGGAACGAAATCATCTGCTCTACTCGTAAATAGTGATGAAAACGAGTCGAGCGGAGCAGTATCAAGCTCAAACTCAACTAGTTTAACGTATATATAGGCTCGAGTTCAACTCAAGCTCGATTCGAGAAACTATCATGAGTCTGGGCTCGTTTTGAAATTACTAAGCTTGCGAATAGTTCGAGCTTGATTCATTAATAGAACGTTTATCATGATTAACGAGTCTGGTTCGAGCTCTTCGAGCATTCTCAACCAAAACACGGTATATATTTAGGTTCGAGGTTGGCTCCATAAAATTgtcgagctcgaactcggctCGACATGCTTAAAGAATTATATCAAGCAAGCTTTATCAAACCGATCTCCGAATAGCTCACGATCGACTTGATTCGCTTACATCCTTACTCACATAAATATTTATGTTGGGGCATTGCTCACTAGAAAACTCCTAGTCCaagttaatatatttatatatttaaatatactaGATAAATGCACGTGTGTGGCACGTAGAGAAATAGAGATAATTTGTATATGATAACTTTATTTAAATatgttgatattatttttgaaataagaatAACTTTTAAtagattaataattaattatttggttACAAATGAAATCATCACATTTTCTTGTATTTGATTTGAAGACCTCCAGAAATCTTTTTGTACCCATCGATTTTTATCTTCTTAGCTCTTCTTTTGTAGTCGGCAATTGGTTTGTCATCTCGAATCTCTATTTCATCTTCGTCTTCATGGATCTTCGTGTTTCTGTTGATGCCTAATTCAATtgaattttctatcttttgtGGTACATTGCTTTTTTTAGTTTGCTTGATAATCTTCTGAGATCTCCGTTTCCTGATATTTACATTTGTTGTTGGAAAATTTTCATGTATCTCAATAGCTTCTGCCACAATCTTTAACACTCCATCATGTTTTTCTACTGAATTATCCAACTTGAACAAGAATGTGGGGATCTTGGAGCTTGGTTGGTTTAGCAAATCTTTATATGGGTTATTTGGTAAATTCCGCATTGCaaattattattgttgttaGATTGAAAATCTAAATATCCTATTTATGTAGATATAAAATCATTTGTTTGTTTTATCTTACACCTGGTCAtgaatttaaatgaaatattCAATAAAACATCCAACAAAAGATACTGCAACTTTTCCACATAATGTTATTATTGTCGTCACATTCCCATCTTCAATTGTGATTGTTATTCTATACATGTAACATAAAGAAGTAAATTagtgattattttttttagtgTGATCTAAAACTTGGGTTGGGTATTGCCGTATTGGTATTTTTTTATTACCTTGGAATGATAGTAATTGGATAGTTGATGCAATTGGCACAACTTGCTTTGTTGTTTGTTTTTGTAACAACTTGGAAAAAATTATCACATGCATCATACCATGGAGTAGCTTTGTTTTTCGATTTTCTTTATCTTGCTCCGTATCAAATAGTAGTTGTTCTATGTATAAATAAAAAGCATTTCGAATCTTGGTTTACTTTGAATGTTAgttgttaaattttttaatttttagcatGGGCAAATTATCTGGTTTTTGTTTTGTATCATTTTAGTAATTAAAAAATTTTTGAATAGAGAATATAATAATGTTGTAAAAATTTTGAATACTGATTTATAGACAAAAGTCTGGAAATACATTTGTCCcaataaatgaaaaaatatcCTCTCTTTATATTCTGAGAAATAAGCTAAAAACGAAGAAACATTTCatcttttttaatattttctaagtCACTTCAAACTAAGTAATATAAGCAAACtgaaaacatgcattatgtgtttaagaattaacaaaatatctctaggaaaaaaattaaaaataatcatttttgtGGGATATATGGTTTTGTTTTATATTTTCTTTCGGTGAACAAACAAATTACGTAAGGAATCCAAACACAACATGATCAATACAAACGACATATAACACCAAAACATGTAATGTTGTGTTAAAAAGCCCATCTTATTGCAAGAACATAAAATGATCAAAAGaagcatattatttagtaaGATTTACTTAGCagcatatataaaaaattgattaaataGCTTAAAAACAATGTTTGGAATAACTTACATACAAACATTTCTCTCATTCATATATATCTATTGACACATAAAGAGTTTGAAAATATCTTTATTCTAAATGAGAGAAATAAGTTTTATATAaccttaatatttattataatgtatttttatttccgACTCATGTGCCTATTATTACCTATCATGAATATGAtagatatttttcatgaatttgatggaaattgacaaaaaaaatgtataaatttagtaattaaaattaaatttaaaagtaaattaaaacaataattagtttgattgagttaattacattattaattatcttattaaactaaaataaaaaaatgacttaaataacatcatgaacatgaaaaattgtaaaacaaaaaattGTAAAATGGTAAGGTTGCAaatgaaaatcatatatttaatagataatatttatttaacatCATATATCGAGAATTGACTAAATAGCTTAAATGCTTATATTGAAATAAGTTTACAAAtaaaattcacatatttataataataaaataaaataaaatatatgttagTAATAAtagcaatttttttaattgagttaagtacactattaattatcatattaaaCTAATATGAAAAATGACTTAAAGAACCCATGAACATgacaaaatataaaacaaatgaaagcgtaaaaaaataaaataaaatagatgtTAGTAATATtagcaatttttttaattgagttaagtacactattaattatcatattaaaCTAACATGAAAAATGACCTAAAGAACCCCATGAGCATgacaaaatataaaacaaatGAAAAGGTAAAAAAGAAAACACACAAATGAAAGTTAAGTAGACCATTAATTAACATATTAAACTAACATAGAAAATTACTTAAAGAACCAAATGAACAtgacaaattataaaataaataaaaggatAAAAAGGTAAGCTcacaattcaaactcacatATTTATAATTACTAGAAGAtatgcacgtgcgttgcacgtatgGAACATATATGAGGAGAACAATTCTCACATTACTCTCATTATCTTTTattattgaataattaattcAATCTATGATACATCAACAAACTTCAGAATTTATTTTTGCTTGAGTTCCtgaatattaatataatttaattgttttaggtttgatacatataaatatataatgttAAAATATTCTgtctaaatataaaatatttattaatatgaTCTAAAATCTGAACTATATTCTTACTATCGTTGTGACAACTATATTAATTTCACAaccttaaaattgtaaaaaataatatagttaGACTATGAGTATTCAAAATAAGTTGTCGAACTCGCTAGAAGAGCTTATTAGCTGCCTACTATCTTTCTTACATCATGAGTTTTGCTTCTTTGATTTGATTGAACctttaaataaacaaaaaacaattttttttacaagaaCCATAATTTCTAAATTTCTCATGATATATTTTGAAGTTATAAAGTTCTATACACAAATCATGTCCTAAAACAGTAGCTACAAGTTCTATAAGTATTATCGATGAAAATTTGACATGGCATAAAACATGAAGATAactgtaatatttttttttaaaaaaaataattttcaagggaaaaaatttgaaaaacataaaaaaatttaaaaatcttataaATCATTTTAAGTAACTGTAGATGTAAAATTTATTTGTTTTCACATAAAAACGATTTGAATTCATTCTTATTTCTCTTTTTCTATCTCTTTGATGTATATAAGAATAATTATTATACATAAAA containing:
- the LOC140807158 gene encoding small ribosomal subunit protein bTHXc, which produces MASLLLGATPMAAQSFKLSPNLSSSKSETLIHTPLFPAPATSCPITASASASAPSIYCGRGDKKTARGKRFNHSFGNARPKDNSKGRGPPRVTAPPLPPRKDKYDDGEVIKIEIDESLFAN